Genomic DNA from Peribacillus simplex:
TAATAACTGCAAAGGCAATAGCTAAAGAACTTGGTATTTTAAAAGGAAAAGACCGTGTACTGGAAGGACGGCAATTGGCCGACATGGAAGTCGGGGAACTTGAGGAAGTTGTTGAAACTGTTTCGGTATTTGCCCGCGTTTCCCCGGAACATAAGTTGAAAATCGTTAAAGCCTTGCAAAATAAAGGACATGTCGTTGCAATGACAGGGGATGGTGTCAATGATGCCCCTGCGATAAAATCAGCGGATATTGGTATATCCATGGGTATCACAGGTACTGATGTCGCTAAGGAAGCTTCTTCCTTGATATTGGTTGACGACAATTTCGCCACTATTAAATCGGCCATCAATGAAGGCAGGAATATTTACGAGAACATCAGGAAGTTCATCCGTTATCTGCTTGCTTCCAATGTTGGGGAGATTTTGGTCATGTTTTTTGCGATGCTATGTGCCTTGCCGTTACCTTTGATACCAATCCAGATCTTATTCGTGAACCTTGTTACCGACGGACTGCCTGCGATGGCCTTGGGACTGGATTCCGCAGAAGAAGATGTAATGAAGAGAAATCCAAGAAATGCTAATGAAGGTGTTTTTGGAAGAGGGCTTGGCTGGAAGATCATCTCTCGTGGTTTTCTGATCGGGATTTCTACCTTGATCGCATTTTATGTGGTATATCGTGCAAATCCGGATAATCTTGCCTATGCACAAACGATTGCGTTCGCTACCTTGGTACTAGCTCAGCTAATACATGTATTCGATTGCCGAAGCGAACGTTCGATCTTCACGAGAAATCCATTCGGTAACCTTTATCTAGTGGGGGCGGTACTGTCCTCCCTATTATTGATGGTAGCCGTCATGTATGTGCAGCCTTTACAAACGATCTTTCATACTGTACCGATTTCGGGAAGGGATTGGCTATTGGTTATAGGGATGTCATCCATTCCAACTTTTTTACTGGCTGGAACCTTTTTAGCAAGAAAAGCACAATAATATATGATATAATCTTTAAGGTGGTAGAGTCATGCTCTATTGCCTTTTTATTTTTGTAGTATTTTATTTGTGAGCTAAAGTTTTCGTGCTGTAGCTAATATATAATGAAAGTTAAAGGCCAAATTACTACATTATGTTTGATAGGATGTGGAACCATGGTTACCAGTATGACGGGCTATGGAAGAGAAGAAGCGGAAAACGAACAGGTCAAGGTCTTTGCCGAAATTAAGACCGTGAACCATCGTTTTTGTGAATATACGATTCGGATGCCGCGCCAGCTTTTGGTTTTGGAAGAAAAGGTGAAGAAGAAGGCGAATCAATACATAAGAAGGGGACGGGTGGAAATCTTCATTACAGTGGAAGGTGAGAGCCTGGTTTCCAAAAAGGTGAAGATCGATTGGGATCTTGCGGATCAGTATGTTGGATTGATGGACGAAGTCAAGGGAAAATACAACCTGGAAAGTTCCATTACATTACAGGATATGCTGCAACTTGAATCGGTTTTCATAACGGAAGAAGTACCTGCGGTTCCTGCCGATTTGGAATCCCTGTTATTGAATGCCGTCACTGGGGCATTGGAAAATCTGAAAAAAATGCGGAATCTGGAAGGTCAGGAACTGGCCTTGGACATGAGTCGCCAGCTGAAAAAGTTTGGGGAGATTGTAGCAGGGGTCAAAATGCATGCACCTTCAGTCGTCGAGAAATATAAAGCCCGGTTGGAAACCAAACTTGCCGAGTTGACTGAAGGATTGATTGAAGATAGCCGTATTGTGACAGAAGCGGCCATTTTTGCCGATAAATGTGATATAAATGAAGAACTGACCAGACTCGATAGCCATGTACAGCAATTTTCAAGGACGCTTACCCACAGTGAACCAATTGGAAGAAAACTTGACTTCCTTGTCCAGGAAATGAACAGGGAAGTCAATACGATTGGCTCAAAGGCAAATGATTCGTCCATTACCAAAGAAGTGGTGGAAATGAAAAGTCTTCTTGAAAAATTAAAGGAACAGGTTCAAAATATCGAGTAGTCGGTTTATGATGAACCTAACAAGGTGACAATAGATATGAATGGGGGACAAAAATGTCAATTAAGCTCATTAATATTGGTTTTGGAAATATCGTTTCCGCAAACCGGATCGTATCCATCGTGAGCCCTGAATCGGCTCCGATCAAAAGGATCATCCAAGACGCCCGTGACCGCGGATCCTTAATAGATGCTACATATGGTAGAAGAACCAGGGCCGTAATAATTACAGACAGCGACCATGTTATCTTATCTGCCGTTCAACCGGAAACGGTTGCTGCACGGCTCCAAGACAGAGATGACAGCGTAGAAGAGGGGTAACTGAAACAATATGAGAGAAAAAGGTTTATTAATCGTTTTGTCCGGTCCATCCGGTGTTGGTAAAGGAACTGTAAGGAAGGCGATTTTTTCTCAGCCAGGAACGGCATTCGAATATTCAATTTCGATGACGACACGGCTGCCTCGCCATGGTGAAGTGGACGGAGTGGACTATTTCTTCAAAAAACGCGAGGAATTCGAAGCACTTATCAAAGAAGGAAAATTGCTGGAATATGCTGAGTTCGTCGGTAATTATTATGGAACACCCGTGGATTATGTCCGTGAAACAATCGATTCCGGAAAAGATGTATTTCTGGAAATAGAAGTTCAAGGAGCTAAACAGGTCCGGGAGAAATTCCCTGAAGGACTTTTCATTTTCCTTGCTCCTCCGAGTTTGACTGAACTCGAAAGCCGCATCGTTACTCGCGGAACCGAGACGGAGGAAGCGATAAAAGGACGGATGAAGGTGGCTAAGGAAGAAATAGAACTTATGGATCTATACGATTATGTTGTAGAAAATGATCATGTGGATGCCGCATGTGCGCGAATTAATGCAATTGTAATTGCCGAGCATTGCCGTCGGGAAAGAGTTGCTGTTTTATATAAAAAAATGTTGGAGGCGGAATAAATTATGTTATATCCATCAATTGATTCTCTATTACTTAAAATCGATTCTAAATACTCACTTGTATCAGTGGCGGCTAAGCGCGCCAGGGAAATGCAAATTAAAGATAATTGCCTCGTAAAACCAGTTTCCCATAAAGCGGTAGGTCGTGCCCTTGAAGAAATTCATTCCGGTAAATTGACTTATGATAATTCTTACGAGGAAAACTAAGAGAACACATAGCTTGACCTATCGGGCCTGACACCCTAAAGCAAACAGGAGCGTTACATTTGGAAAGTGCTTCCTTCCTGCGGCCAAGGTGTCAGGCCTGTTTGTTTTGATTTTTTTAAGGGTAACCAAAGTCAATGAGTAAATCAGGAAAGATGGAAGTCTGGGGAATCCATATGTTATTGCGCATTTCAAATGAAATTTCTACGGTTTTCCGTCATAATTAAAAAATAGAATGTTTAGTTAGGGGAAATTTGCATGCTTATCGATAAAAAAGTACTTCTTTGTGTCACCGGCGGGATTGCTGTATATAAGGCTGCTGCCCTGACAAGTAAATTAACTCAGGAAGGTGCGCATGTAAAAGTGATCATGAGTGAATCGGCCCGTAAGTTCGTGACGCCGCTCACCTTTCAGGCACTTTCGAGAAATGATGTTTTTACAGATACTTTTGATGAGAAGGATTCTTCAGTCATTGCCCATATCGACTTGGCTGATTGGGCTGATATCATCCTGTTGGCCCCAGCTACAGCCAATGTCATTGGCAAGGTAGCCAATGGAATCGCGGATGATATGATCACGACCACGCTACTGGCAACGGAAGCCCCTGTTTGGGTTGCACCGGCAATGAACGTGCACATGTACGCCCATCCAGCGGTTCAGAAAAATATGGAGACACTTCGGTCGTTTGGATATCAATTCATTGAACCGGGTGAAGGGTATTTGGCCTGCGGTTATGTCGGAAAAGGGCGATTGGAGGAACCGGAAACAATCGTAGAACACCTTAATCGATATTTCGGTGAACGCAAATCACAGAAACAGCCTCTTAAAGGAAAGAAATATTTGATAACGGCAGGACCGACTCGTGAAGCGATTGATCCGGTGCGTTACGTGACGAATCATTCCAGCGGCAAAATGGGCTATGCCCTAGCCGAAGAGGCAATTGAAATGGGTGCTGAAGTGACATTGATTACTGGCCCCGTGAACTTGACGCCACCTTTCAAGGCTAGGGTAATACCAGTGGAATCTGCAGCGGATATGTATGATGCGGTATTCGAACAGTTCGGTTCCAGTGACGTCGTAATCATGACGGCTGCAGTTGCGGACTATAAACCAAAGATTTATCATGCTCAAAAGATGAAAAAGCAGCCAGGGGAAAATGTGATTGAATTTGAACGGACAAAGGATATCCTTAAGGAACTCGGTGAAAATAAAACTCATCAGATCTTGGTAGGTTTTGCGGCTGAAACGAACAACGTTGAAGAATACGCAAGAGGAAAATTAGTCAAAAAGAATGCAGATATGATCGTTGCCAATAATGTTACCGTCGCGGGGGCAGGATTTGGAACGGATACGAACATCGTGACCATTTACGATAAAGATGGAAGTGCGACCGAACTTCCAAAAATGAGTAAAGCGGATATAGCTAAAAGCATCCTGGCAGAAGTATCCCGCATGCAAAAGGAATGATGTCTTATGGATATAGCATCCGTCATCGTGGATGTACCTGCTAAACAAACGGATCGAGAATTCGACTATCGCATACCTGAAAAGTGGAACCAAGTCATCAAGCCCGGAATGCGAGTCATCGTCCCATTCGGTCCAAGAATGGTGCAGGGATTCGTCACAGGCTTAAAAGTTAAAAGCGAATTTGCGAAATTACGCAATATAAAGGAACCGATGGATTTGGAGCCCGTCCTTAATGATGAATTGCTGCAGCTTGGTGACTGGTTGACCAAAGAGGCGATGTGTTTTAAAATTTCAGCGCTGCAGGCCATGCTTCCGGCAGCGATGAAAGCAAAGTATGAAAAAGTTATTAAAGTCGTTGAAGATAAAAAGGATCAGCTTCCTCTCTTCATTCAAAACTTTTTTGGGAAAAATGATTCAATATCTTGGAAAGACGTGATTGAAGGGGAGAACGCCTCCCTCTTCCAAAAGGAAATGCAAAATGGCAATCTTGAGCTTGTATATAATGTGAAAAACCGACTAAATAAGAAGACGGTCCGTGTCATTAAATCTTTGCTATCCCCTAAGGAACTGAAAGAAATGGCATCAGCCATGTCCAGCCATGCAAAAAAACAGCAGGAACTCCTTCAATACTTTATTGAACATCAAGAACCCATTCCGTTAAAGGAATTGCTTGAATTGATAAACACATCAAGCGGTACTGTCAAATCCCTAGTGTCAAAAGGGGCTTTGGCCGAAATGGATCAAGAAATATACCGTAATCCGTATGAAAACCGTGTGTTCGAAAAATCCACACCCTTTACACTAACAGCTGAACAAACAGCTGCCTTGAAGCCCATCAACGAGAAGATACATCATGATGAACATGATGTCTTTCTTTTATATGGTGTAACCGGCAGCGGGAAGACGGAAGTGTATCTACAGGCAATTGCCTCTGTCATTGAAAAAGGAAAGGAAGCCATCATGCTTGTACCTGAAATCTCCTTAACGCCACAGACGGTGAAGCGGTTTAAGGAACGATTTGGTGAGCAGGTAGCTGTCATGCATAGCGGTTTATCCGTAGGTGAAAAATATGATGAATGGCGGAAAATTCATCGTAAGGAAGTTAAAGTGGTGGTGGGGGCGCGTTCAGCCGTGTTTGCTCCTTTTGAAAACCTGGGGCTGGTCATCATTGATGAAGAACATGAATCCAGTTATAAGCAAGAAGAAACACCAAGGTACCACGCCAGGGATGTTGCCATTGAAAGAGCAAAATCATATAGGTGCCCGGTAATTCTTGGCAGCGCCACACCTACACTTGAATCTTTTGCGCGTGCCAAGAAAAACGTCTATAAATTATTGACCCTTAGCCAGAGGATGAATGAAAATGCGTTGCCAGCAGTGGATATTGTAGATATGAGGGAAGAACTAAGAACGGGAAATCGTTCCATGTTTTCGGAGCTGCTCTTTACCAAGCTGAAAGACCGGCTTGAGAAGGGGGAGCAAACAGTCCTGATGCTAAATAAAAGGGGACATTCTTCCTTTGTGATGTGCCGAAGCTGCGGATTGGTCATCAACTGCCCTAATTGTGACATTTCACTCACTTATCATCGCTTTAATGATATAATGAAATGCCATTATTGTGGGTTTGAAGAGGGAATGCCTTCCGTTTGCCCCGAATGTGAAAGTGAGCATATAAGGTTCTTCGGTACAGGCACTCAAAAGGTTGAAGAAGAGCTAGCAAAAATCCTCCCTGAAGCACGGGTCATACGAATGGATGTTGACACGACGAGCAAGAAAGGTTCACATGAGCGGTTGCTGAATGCCTTTGGTGAAGGGAAGGCAGATATATTGCTAGGGACCCAAATGATAGCCAAGGGCCTTGATTTTCCTAATATCACTCTTGTTGGAGTCCTATCAGCCGATACGATGCTACATCTGCCTGATTTCCGTTCTTCTGAAAAGACATTCCAGCTGCTGACACAGGTAAGCGGAAGGGCGGGACGTCATCAGCTTCCGGGAGAAGTGGTCATCCAAACCTATACGCCTGAGCACTACAGCATCGAGCTTTCTGCCTTACAGGATTTTGATGCTTTTTATGAACGGGAGATGCATCTAAGGAGGCAAAGTCATTACCCTCCCTATTATTATGTTGTCCTTATAACCGTTTCACATGAAGACTTAATGAAGACGGTCAGTGTTACTGAAAAAATCACCAATTATTTAGGCTCACGATTGAATCGGGATTCTATCGTACTAGGTCCGGTTGCTTCGCCCATTAGTCGAATCAACAATAGATATCGCTATCAATGTCTGATAAAATACAAACGAGAGCCGGACCTTAATCAGCATCTGCGCACACTTTTGGAGCATTACCAAAAAGAAACCGCTCAAAATCATCTGCAGATTTCAATAGATTTAAATCCACAGATCATGATGTAATTGTTTGAGAGATGGATGATTACCGCGAGCTGTTAAAGCTTGCGTTTTTATATAATGAAGTGTTGTTTTTCATATCTAGGAGGGTACCTTTAATTTTGGCTATTTTACCGATTGTCTTGTTTCCTGAAAAAATTTTACAACAAAAATGCGATAAAGTAACAAGTTTTGATAAAAAGTTGGCAAAGCTGTTAAATAATATGTATGAAACGATGGTGGAGGCGGATGGCGTTGGACTTGCAGCACCTCAGGTTGGCGTGAAAAAGCAAGTGGCCGTCGTTGAAATAGAGGAAGGATCAGGAGCAATCGAACTGATTAATCCGGAAGTGCTGGAAATGGAAGGCGAACAGACAGGTGTTGAAGGATGCTTGAGCTTCCCGAGTTTATATGGCGAAGTATCGCGTCCATACCGTGTCAAAGTCCGGGCACAAGACCGAAAAGGATCTTTTTTCGAGATAGAAGCTGAGGATTTCCTCGCGAGGGCCCTTCAGCACGAAATTGATCATCTGCAAGGAGTTTTATTTACAAGTAAGGTTTCCCGGTATATTACGGAAGAAGAGTTAGAAAGGTTTGGGGAAGAATGACAAAAATTATATTTATGGGTACGCCGGACTTTTCAGTGCCGGTATTGAGAAGAATCATTGATGAAGGGTATGATGTGATCGCTGTGGTCACACAGCCCGATCGTCCAGTAGG
This window encodes:
- the def gene encoding peptide deformylase, producing MAILPIVLFPEKILQQKCDKVTSFDKKLAKLLNNMYETMVEADGVGLAAPQVGVKKQVAVVEIEEGSGAIELINPEVLEMEGEQTGVEGCLSFPSLYGEVSRPYRVKVRAQDRKGSFFEIEAEDFLARALQHEIDHLQGVLFTSKVSRYITEEELERFGEE
- the coaBC gene encoding bifunctional phosphopantothenoylcysteine decarboxylase/phosphopantothenate--cysteine ligase CoaBC; its protein translation is MLIDKKVLLCVTGGIAVYKAAALTSKLTQEGAHVKVIMSESARKFVTPLTFQALSRNDVFTDTFDEKDSSVIAHIDLADWADIILLAPATANVIGKVANGIADDMITTTLLATEAPVWVAPAMNVHMYAHPAVQKNMETLRSFGYQFIEPGEGYLACGYVGKGRLEEPETIVEHLNRYFGERKSQKQPLKGKKYLITAGPTREAIDPVRYVTNHSSGKMGYALAEEAIEMGAEVTLITGPVNLTPPFKARVIPVESAADMYDAVFEQFGSSDVVIMTAAVADYKPKIYHAQKMKKQPGENVIEFERTKDILKELGENKTHQILVGFAAETNNVEEYARGKLVKKNADMIVANNVTVAGAGFGTDTNIVTIYDKDGSATELPKMSKADIAKSILAEVSRMQKE
- the rpoZ gene encoding DNA-directed RNA polymerase subunit omega, translating into MLYPSIDSLLLKIDSKYSLVSVAAKRAREMQIKDNCLVKPVSHKAVGRALEEIHSGKLTYDNSYEEN
- the priA gene encoding primosomal protein N', giving the protein MDIASVIVDVPAKQTDREFDYRIPEKWNQVIKPGMRVIVPFGPRMVQGFVTGLKVKSEFAKLRNIKEPMDLEPVLNDELLQLGDWLTKEAMCFKISALQAMLPAAMKAKYEKVIKVVEDKKDQLPLFIQNFFGKNDSISWKDVIEGENASLFQKEMQNGNLELVYNVKNRLNKKTVRVIKSLLSPKELKEMASAMSSHAKKQQELLQYFIEHQEPIPLKELLELINTSSGTVKSLVSKGALAEMDQEIYRNPYENRVFEKSTPFTLTAEQTAALKPINEKIHHDEHDVFLLYGVTGSGKTEVYLQAIASVIEKGKEAIMLVPEISLTPQTVKRFKERFGEQVAVMHSGLSVGEKYDEWRKIHRKEVKVVVGARSAVFAPFENLGLVIIDEEHESSYKQEETPRYHARDVAIERAKSYRCPVILGSATPTLESFARAKKNVYKLLTLSQRMNENALPAVDIVDMREELRTGNRSMFSELLFTKLKDRLEKGEQTVLMLNKRGHSSFVMCRSCGLVINCPNCDISLTYHRFNDIMKCHYCGFEEGMPSVCPECESEHIRFFGTGTQKVEEELAKILPEARVIRMDVDTTSKKGSHERLLNAFGEGKADILLGTQMIAKGLDFPNITLVGVLSADTMLHLPDFRSSEKTFQLLTQVSGRAGRHQLPGEVVIQTYTPEHYSIELSALQDFDAFYEREMHLRRQSHYPPYYYVVLITVSHEDLMKTVSVTEKITNYLGSRLNRDSIVLGPVASPISRINNRYRYQCLIKYKREPDLNQHLRTLLEHYQKETAQNHLQISIDLNPQIMM
- the remA gene encoding extracellular matrix/biofilm regulator RemA — translated: MSIKLINIGFGNIVSANRIVSIVSPESAPIKRIIQDARDRGSLIDATYGRRTRAVIITDSDHVILSAVQPETVAARLQDRDDSVEEG
- the gmk gene encoding guanylate kinase, translated to MREKGLLIVLSGPSGVGKGTVRKAIFSQPGTAFEYSISMTTRLPRHGEVDGVDYFFKKREEFEALIKEGKLLEYAEFVGNYYGTPVDYVRETIDSGKDVFLEIEVQGAKQVREKFPEGLFIFLAPPSLTELESRIVTRGTETEEAIKGRMKVAKEEIELMDLYDYVVENDHVDAACARINAIVIAEHCRRERVAVLYKKMLEAE
- a CDS encoding YicC/YloC family endoribonuclease, whose translation is MVTSMTGYGREEAENEQVKVFAEIKTVNHRFCEYTIRMPRQLLVLEEKVKKKANQYIRRGRVEIFITVEGESLVSKKVKIDWDLADQYVGLMDEVKGKYNLESSITLQDMLQLESVFITEEVPAVPADLESLLLNAVTGALENLKKMRNLEGQELALDMSRQLKKFGEIVAGVKMHAPSVVEKYKARLETKLAELTEGLIEDSRIVTEAAIFADKCDINEELTRLDSHVQQFSRTLTHSEPIGRKLDFLVQEMNREVNTIGSKANDSSITKEVVEMKSLLEKLKEQVQNIE